From the Argentina anserina chromosome 3, drPotAnse1.1, whole genome shotgun sequence genome, the window CTAGTTGCATAGACTTGATTTGAAAATCTTAGGAGATTTCTCTTATTGTCGACATTTGAATGGGTTATCTCTTGTACTGCTTGCTGAGTTTAATATACTATGACCAactattcaaaaaaaaaaggccatAATCTTATTTTAAACAATGGGTCAATTTAAGTTGCATAAATTTTGCTTGAAAAATGGAAAACCCCAAGATATTTCATAATGccccatatatgtatgtatgtatataccGATCATTAGTGACAACAACTGACAACTACATTCGTTGAAAATACTTGTAGATTCTTCGATCAGCATCACAAGGCCGGCATCCCATCATTTTATGGTATATATTCTTTGATTTCCATTATACAATTTAAAAACTATGCATGATTACAATCGTCTATCCAGCTTGTTTCTTCGATTACAATCGTTACCCAACTAATTCATACTTCTTATACATTAAAAGACAAAGAACGTACGTTCTAACGTCTATACAATTTTATATATGAGAGAGCCGTTCGAGTTCTATATGCTGAAACTCGATCTCATCACATGAACTTTATATTATCTAATATGGACGCTAGCTAACTAGAATTGTATACTTGTAATTTCAGCTATCGAGTCGTTGACTCCATCAACACAACTGTAGCTGTTTATTTCAGCCTAAGGTAGCCAACAAATATCTAAGAGATTAATGCTAGTTAGAAAGTTGTTGCAATATGACAGACTAGGCATATGGCATGGCCGGGAGTTAAATAAGGACACGTCTCCCATGGACGGGATGTTGGGGTTTGGGCACCAAAGAAACACTGTGCCGCGCCAACCACCACGATAATACAATTGAGCTTTCGATTCCCTTCAATGTGAGCGAGAACCAAAGCCTTAACCACAATATGTCATGAATCCTAGCTTTATAACATACATGAATGACATTAATGGAGTAGTGCCGCTCCTAGTTTGCTAGATCTTAACCTGGACCAGATTTCTGTGAACTTTTGCAGGTAGAGTTTGTATGTAAGAAGGGCAATAAATTCAGTCAACTAATTACTCCATGGAGTCCATGGTCCATAGTCCACACCACGATATTAACTTCAGAACTAATCCATCGTTATAGTGCATTTTGTGGCACCCGAAGTGTCCAAGTTGATGATTTTTGATACTAAATTGTCCTGCACCCAAAGCCAATTTGATTATTTCCATTCAAATGAGACAAGAACTGAGCTTAGGAAGTTGAAGAATTACAAGTTGATCATAAGATAATACAACTTTTTCATTCTCCAGGAACATTTTAGTTCTAGCTTTTGACAGTCCAAGATGATCTAATTTTTTCTGGAGTTGCATGTGATTATAGAGAGAATATATGCCACAACTACATTATGATTAAGTACGTACACAGGAAAAAAACTCATATAAATTGCATGGAGGAATATCAATATAGTGATATATATGCCTCTAGTAGTGtatagaaaattcaaaattcagaCTACTACAGTATTCTGCCTCTGCATCCTCTCAAGAGCACCGAATTAAAGCGCCCTTGGGGAGAATCATCTTTAGGCTTCTTTCTCTTGTTAGCCAAATGGGACATCTTTTTGGATGAAATTAATCTTGCTTATTCAAATCCTTATACAACAATCATCCTATAAATAAATCTATAAAGTGTTCTTCACCAATTCTCCATAATTCCCTCTGTAATTTCCTTTTTCAATCACTACCCGTGATTTACGCTCACATTTTTGTGAAATCTCAACCATCTTCTCCTCTTCGAAATTACTTTGTTCTTCTGGTAATTCAATGTCTTCATCATAACTAGCACTAGTAACTTTTATCTCCCCATCAAATCTCAACTTGTCTTCATCATTGACCAAAAACTTGTGATCCTTTTGCATCGTATCACTCATATCCTATCCTTAGGTACAAGAGAGTCTGTTTGTCCTTGCGGACACAGTTCGTTTGATTCGAAGCATATGTCGGAACATATTCTCGTTTCCGTATTGCACCTCAAACTCGAGCCATTTGTTCCAGAAATCCACATCAAAATTTGGATGTGAAAACTGTGATTCATGTGTATATATACTCCCCGAGCTCGAGAAATTTCACCCAAGCTGAGCATACTTCAAACACATTGCTTTAACATCTCAAGCTACCAGCTCAACTGTCTTCAGCTCCTCAACATAAGTTATAAGTACCTGCTTTGTGGGATTTCCCTTGAAGAGATTCACTCTCCGATGGCACTGCTCTACATCATGTGGATTCTGTCTTAATTTAACACTATTAACCAGCTCAGGTCTTCCACTCATGAGatgctccaagtgggccaacGTAACCTCAAATCAATACCATCATCACTCCGTAGCCAAAAGTCCTTGATTAATGTCTTCTTAAACTCAACCTCAGATAAGTTTCCATTGGTTCGAacatcttcctcttcctcatcatcCTCCTCTACATCCATCATCTCCATTTTAATAGCAATGAAACTCTCTAAGAATTGAGCAAACAAatcgaaaacaacactaaaatCGTTCTCATTATTGCATAGCCTCCACAAAAACACCTCTTACTGTAAAATTCAGCCAGCAACGTCCACAACCTCCCCACCTCGTTTTTACCTTCTCAATCCCACATATAGTAATAGCATCCACATTGAAGCCCGATACTTCGGTGGCGTGCTTATTAACAAGCAAATCACATATTCCAATCAGTGTCTGCTTAGTCATCATCATCCAACACCGAGGCGAACCTCTCCCCCGCCTCTTGCTGAAGACGAGACTCGATCAAGAAATTAATAGTCTTTTACATGAGTAGTGTCAGATTGCAAGTACCTCCGCTAAACCCTAAGGGAGGTCTCGATTGGGATACTCAGAAGAGTCTGACTAACGAAGGCAAGGTAGAGCTCCCAAACGCGGTCGTGCTGCATCACAAGAAGAGCACAAAGCGCTCTGCTGAAAATCTGCGGCATCTTGTACAGTTGTGCGTGCATACATCGTGACTAGGGCTCTTTCGAAAGTGTTATTGAGAGTTTCGTACTCGGAGTTTGATTGTTGCTAGCGAGACCTCGTGAGAGATCGACATGGCAAACTAAGTTTGCAGAGATCGGTAATATTGTAGGGTTTAAACTGAAATTTATATTATAATAGCGCAGAGTAGCACGACTGATATAGGCTTCGTACTACTAATCGAACAACACTAGTTTGAGTAGCATGACCAAAATCAATCAGCTTCAGAGTATCATAGTCATGTCCCAAAATCTGATCAAGTTGATAAATCATGTATAACTCATAAAGGTAAACTTGACATGCCAGCCGATTACATTAATTTAACTAGGTCTCAGGAATAAACAAATTTAGATATGAGCGATTTTCCTTGTTATCTAGCTTGATTAAGTTTTTGATTCCTAGTTAAAATATGTTTCTAATCCGAATTGAATTGTGCTTGCTATTAGATTGCCTATAGATACCTATAATAAAGCACAACACAACCATACAAAAGATTGATTATTTTCTCTAAATTTCACGAAATTGGAATTACACATAACTGATAGCAGCTGCCCTAATTTAGTAATATGGCTGGTCAAGAGGCCTCCATTGAAGAAGTTGCTGCAACACGGAGAGAGATGTTAAGAGCCCTTAGAGCTGCACAGGAACTTTCAAACATTCTGGATGGGGACTCTGCTAATGTTGACAATAACACTCATCTTGCCAACGAAGTTAGTGAGAAAACTAATACGAGTCTGAAGTTCCGGAATTATTTCCCTCTTGATAAGAAGCTTATTAAGGAACAAGAAGGAAAGCTTGAAACTGGTCCAACGTACCAGTTCGATGACCCTATTGGACCAGTAGTGCCATCTCCACTCCCTAAACTCTTCTCTGATAAATTGTTCAAGGATCTTGTTCCCAAACCACCACACTTCGAACTTCTAAGGGATGTGCAGAAAAGGCTCGATAAGCTTGAAAGGCAAACGCAGATAGCGTTATGTAAAATCAAGGAGCAAGAAAGGCTGCAGCAAGAAGATGGAACGACATAAACTCACCTTTGAAGTATGTGACAATTGTTTTACACAACTCAATTTTTCCATATTCTCATTcttctcaatttttttgtttgaagttCGGATTTCATGTGTTTTTCCTACTATCAAGACTATAATACAGTACAGCATAGAGAATTCTGAGACCACAAAGGTAAGTTGGGCCTTCTTGACGAGCCCAACACCAGTTAGCACTTAACCAGCGCCTTATTCTGTTCTATCTCCGACTCCTTGTTATGTTCATCATTGATGTGCAATATGAAATAAATCTCATAATTATAATCTTATAGACTTGACATTTCAAAATCCTGAACGTTTAGGTCATacataaactttttttttgtcatacATAAACATGCAACCAACAATTTTTACCATTATGCATAATACTGAAACATGCACCTTGTCTTCTACTTCAATAGGCAATTGACACAAGAGACAATACCATCTATCACCATCTTGTTGCCCAGAAAGGTAGATGATGAAGTAGACCTTGGTTGCCCCTACTCACATGTTCATTTGGGTTTTCATGGTTTTCCCATGTGCTATCTCCTAAATAATAGGCAAAATATTATACAAACCCCTTTGTATATCCCCCCATCTGACTTAAATAAATGCACTTGCATGCTCTTCAATCATTCATTCCCTGGCAGATTAGTATCTCATTTAGAAAACTGTTTCAATGGAATCTCTACAATCTTCACCAAAAGCTGCCATTGTAAGACACAGAATTGTAATAAAAAAtggtagtagtagtagtagtagtcaAGTAGATTATGATTCCAGTTTGTGATTCACAGACAGTGTTAGAACTTGGAAAACGCTTGTGCAGATATACAATTTCTATAAACAAAAATGCAACCACATTATTGATGGATTCAAGAATGCCACATTCCACTTAACATACTTCGAAATCTGTTTGTGGATAATTTCTTGACAAGTCTCTTGGCATCTGAAACTTCTGCTTCTGCAAGTTTCTCAATGTTTTTCAAGTACCCAGAATGCGCAATTTTCCTTCTCCCACTGTTGCAACTTGTCAATGACATTAAAATGGAGAACAGGAACTTCTTGTTACCTGCATTTCCTAGCTGGTCTGGGTCAAACCGCTGCAGAAGAAGGCCTATGTTCCGATCATCCTGCACAAAACGTTTACGATTTTTGGGGTTCAAAACCATGCTGGAGAGCGCCTCGGCCGCCATTTCCCTAACCTCATATGACTTGGAATCAAGAAACTTAACCAGCTCCGTCATGAAATTTGCATCCCCCATTGCCTTCTTGGCTTCCTCCGATGCATCACAAAGCCTAATCGCCACCTTCAACGCCAATTCCTGACTCGAAACCTCCCCATTTCTTAAAAAATACATTAGCTGATCCACAAACCCATACTTCACCAAAACACCAACACTACTATTGCAACAGAAACACAAATTCTCAATTGCCCTCAACGCAATCTCCCTCACTTTGCATGaacaatccgatcttggctcCGTAACTCGAAGCAATGCTCGAATCCCACCTTCCTTAATCACCATATTCCTCACCCCTTCATCCCCACAAGCTACATTCTGCAGAAACTCAATTGCATTGATCTGCAGCCCTTCCTCTTTAGACCTCACCAGCCCAATAAAAGTCCCTACAGCTCCTTCATCAACCATGAACCTCTTTATCTCTTCCACCCCAACAAGATTCCTAAGCACCCCACAAGCTGAACCAACCAACCTACTTGAACTCTCCCCACTTTCACATAACTTAAGCAAAGCTGTGACTCCTCCATGAGCTGAAATAGACCACCCATTGTCTCCATTCTCAGTCAACCTCATCAAACTTCTCGCAGCTTCTTCTTTCCCAATTTCACTCCCACTCTCCAAAACCCTTATCAACGGCGCAATAACTCCAGCGCCGATCAAAACCCCTTTACAAAATCCAAAACCGGAAACCAAAGACACAATCTTCGCCGACCAATCCTGAATCTCCACCTCATTCGAATCGAGAAACACAATCAACAAACCCACAACCTCACTCTGTTCCACGACCACCTTAACATACTTGTCTTCCTCCACAATCGAATCAAACATGTTCTTCAAACCTTGTAACTTCATCTCGGAATCGCCGACCTTGATTCTCGTCATCAAGTCCCTAACGTAGAACCTCATGTCGTCTCTGCAAGCCCCAATTCCGGGTCTCGACACCACGATGGCGAAGCGGTGACTCAGCGCGCCGGCGTTGTAGATTTCCGAGAGCTTTCCGGCGTGGAGATTGAGCTTCGCGGCGAGCTTGTCGAGGTCGCTCTGCATCAGAAGCTTGCCGGAGTAGGAAAGATCGACGCAGCGGCGAGCGAGGTCGTGGCACTCGTCGACGGTGGCCATGGTGGGGCCCAGAACGCCGGAGAGGACTGGGGCTTCGTCCCCGTCGACGGCGGCGAGGCCGGAGTTGAGTTCTTCGAGCTTGGCTGTAATGGTTTTCCATTTTCCGGCGAAGATTTTGATGGAATAGGTGAGGGAAATGAGGGACGAGATGGACTGAATGGCTTGCCGGAGTCTTGATTCTCCGGCGACGGTGGGTTGGTCGGCGGCTTCTTTGCTCTGCTCTTCTTCCCCCATTGTGGTTTATCTCACTGGTTTTGGAGAGAATGGGTTCATCGGCGAGGTGGGTGCGAATATGCCTGCGAGTTTTGATCGGAAATATGTAAACGGAATATGGAATCTGAGTGGACTAATGCCTCTTATCGTGAAGAACAGAGAAAAAGGGGGGAGGGGCTTACTTCGTGCTCCGATACTTATCACTGGTTTTTGGCAGCTGATCCATTTGGTATGGATTTTTGTGCGCATTTACGAGACTGTCCTCTCTGTGTGGCGGCGTGTGGGAGTGAAAGCGATGGATGAGTAGATAATTAAATAGGGGTGTTTGTGTCAATTTGGGTGAAGAAGGGTATCTTCAACTCGATCTGTTCATTCTGTTAGAAGTGGGAGGCCCTCTTAGCGCGGTCACGTATCATGAGTTAAAAGGGTGGATATAAGATGATTAAAGAatggtgatcgataaatttaCTTTCAGATGATTACTTTTTAAAGTACGATCATACAAAAATAAATCATCTAaagattaatttttttgtatttatacATGTTTATAATTCCATATACAGGTATAATAGTGTCCATTACCGACTATACAATTAGCATGAAGCAATATAATTTCGTATATCATAGTATCATACAATTCGTGTAAGCTCACTAAGCTGAAATAATTATTTTCGGATTACGTTATATTGATAAATTTAAGCTAATGGGATGATTTCAGAATCATTGTATAGTATAGTGATAATGTGATGGGATTGTGTGGTCGTTATCTGATGCTATTTTGTGTCGATAGATAGATGTGTAAGTTGTCTATCCTAATTTAAATAAGTTGGGGGATTATTATCTTACTATTGGAGGTAAAGCTTCAAAGCAATGCTTACATTATGAAAATGACTACTTTACTGTTATGTTAGGTAACTTTAGTATTTGTAGTGGAAGATGGAAGTATGGAACCATCTATAAAACTAGGATGTAAACTAATTAACCACATTATATAAACTCTATCGTCAATGTCAAGTTGGAATAGTTTCAACccaacaaagaagaaaaaggttgATTAGTCTTCCCACTTCCATATTATTCCACACTGTTTGAGTTTCCAATTACTTTTAGAATCTGAAGTTCTTCTCATGTAAATTTCGTTCCTCAATTTGTTTATTTAGGTCAGTttttattgatgatgaaatgaaAGTCTTACCGGAGCTATTATCCTTCAGATTGCCCATGAGGACAATAGTCTACTTAGGTTACAACCTTCATCCTAAGTTTATTTTGTTGCACCATTTTCATAACCGTACCCTAGCCTAACGATTTTGCCTTTCTTAGGCAGCAGTGATACTTGTTATAACGGTAGCAAAGCTAAAAGGAGGTAAAAGATCATCATGGTACAATATGAAAGACCAAACATTTGACAATAGGAGAAAGCACCCGCTAAATGCCCCATCTTTGGAGAAAAGGGGAAGTTTGCATTGAGTACAGAGTAAGAGATTGTTATTCTCAGAAATTTCCGGCCTTTGGACTTTTTATCTTTACAACTTTGCACGAACTAGTTATGGAGAAATTAGTTAAGTTTGATTGAGACAAATCATTGCCTAACATTAAGACCTAGTGATACAATTAAGTGTGACTAGTAGTGAGGTTGTTAAGGTTATGGACCACAATTATAAAAGGGATGCTATTTTGATTTGGTGAATAGGAAGAAATAGGGTTGCTTTCATTAGGCTTAGCATGGAGATGACACAATCTCCACCCCACCATGTGAAGAGAAGAAGCCCTTTGTTGGGTGCTTTGAGCTAGCAATCTTCTTCAATACACCAAACAAATGAAATATCTAGCTTCAAGTGGAGCTTAATGTTTACTTGGTAAAAAAGAATTTGTTTTCTGAATCCTTTTTAGAGTAGAATGGATTAGGGTTAGAGCCTTAGAGGAGCTTTTTTAAGCAAAAGCTGCATTAcctttcaaaagaaaaatgtcaAAAGGAAAGCTGAGAAGGAAAGCTTGGAAGGTAATGTGTATTGATCATCCTTGCACAATAAGATACAAATAGCAAAGGAAAGAAAGACTTGTatacaataaaataattgtTAATCGTCGTGACTTATCAAACTGTTATCGATATCGACAAATTATATTATCGTTACAAGTCGATGAGATTAACAAATGACTTAAAATTTTGGGATCAACGAATAAGTTACGATTTGATTACTTCTTTACGGATAGATTCCGATCTGAACATAACCTTAACAATGAGTTCGATTGTATCATCATAACCTTAACACACACTAGGCAAAGTAAGAGCCAGCCAGGCTTGCATCAAAACCCTAGAAGTTGACAAACCCAA encodes:
- the LOC126789586 gene encoding uncharacterized protein LOC126789586, with protein sequence MAGQEASIEEVAATRREMLRALRAAQELSNILDGDSANVDNNTHLANEVSEKTNTSLKFRNYFPLDKKLIKEQEGKLETGPTYQFDDPIGPVVPSPLPKLFSDKLFKDLVPKPPHFELLRDVQKRLDKLERQTQIALCKIKEQERLQQEDGTT
- the LOC126786464 gene encoding uncharacterized protein LOC126786464, which gives rise to MGEEEQSKEAADQPTVAGESRLRQAIQSISSLISLTYSIKIFAGKWKTITAKLEELNSGLAAVDGDEAPVLSGVLGPTMATVDECHDLARRCVDLSYSGKLLMQSDLDKLAAKLNLHAGKLSEIYNAGALSHRFAIVVSRPGIGACRDDMRFYVRDLMTRIKVGDSEMKLQGLKNMFDSIVEEDKYVKVVVEQSEVVGLLIVFLDSNEVEIQDWSAKIVSLVSGFGFCKGVLIGAGVIAPLIRVLESGSEIGKEEAARSLMRLTENGDNGWSISAHGGVTALLKLCESGESSSRLVGSACGVLRNLVGVEEIKRFMVDEGAVGTFIGLVRSKEEGLQINAIEFLQNVACGDEGVRNMVIKEGGIRALLRVTEPRSDCSCKVREIALRAIENLCFCCNSSVGVLVKYGFVDQLMYFLRNGEVSSQELALKVAIRLCDASEEAKKAMGDANFMTELVKFLDSKSYEVREMAAEALSSMVLNPKNRKRFVQDDRNIGLLLQRFDPDQLGNAGNKKFLFSILMSLTSCNSGRRKIAHSGYLKNIEKLAEAEVSDAKRLVKKLSTNRFRSMLSGMWHS